One part of the Marichromatium purpuratum 984 genome encodes these proteins:
- a CDS encoding HlyD family secretion protein: protein MNRLLKLLLPVLILAVGFGVFQYLKQTRPDRPVTETRERVWRVALEPVEPRALAPMLELYGQVENPDLLRAAASASAQVARVLVREGERVVPGQLLLELDPRDLVSGLARTGAQVAELEAQLESERNGQESDRAALEQERRLLELSEDAVARAKSLTRRQVGSQNDLDLAEQDLARQRLAVSERSMRIADYPARRRALEARLQQARAEYEEARLAFARSRVVAPYAGVVSAVEVAVGDQVKTDEVLLSLYPLAGLEVRARIPAPYQAELAAALRNAGSLPASALVDGGRVGLVLERLAGEADPSGIDGLFTLTEGAEWLRIGQMLTLRLERPLRESVVAVPFAAVYGGNRVYTFVDGRMRAVAVRTLGSWFAPDGEERLLVAAPELVSGDPLVVTHMPNAVDGLRVEAHQ, encoded by the coding sequence GTGAATCGTCTGCTCAAGTTGTTGCTGCCCGTCCTGATCCTCGCCGTCGGCTTCGGTGTCTTCCAGTACCTCAAGCAAACCCGCCCCGATCGCCCGGTCACCGAGACCCGCGAGCGGGTCTGGCGGGTGGCGCTCGAGCCGGTCGAGCCGCGTGCGCTGGCGCCGATGCTCGAACTCTACGGCCAGGTCGAGAACCCCGACCTGCTGCGCGCGGCGGCCTCGGCCTCGGCGCAGGTGGCGCGGGTGCTGGTGCGCGAGGGTGAGCGGGTGGTGCCCGGTCAGCTGCTGCTCGAACTCGATCCGCGCGATCTGGTGTCGGGGCTCGCCCGCACCGGCGCCCAGGTCGCCGAGCTCGAGGCTCAGCTCGAGAGCGAGCGCAACGGTCAGGAGAGCGATCGGGCGGCGCTCGAACAGGAGCGCCGCCTGCTCGAACTCTCCGAGGACGCGGTGGCGCGCGCCAAGAGCCTCACCCGGCGTCAGGTCGGCTCGCAGAACGACCTCGACCTCGCCGAGCAGGACCTGGCCCGTCAGCGTCTGGCGGTGAGCGAACGCAGCATGCGCATCGCCGACTACCCGGCACGCCGGCGCGCCCTCGAGGCGCGGCTGCAACAGGCCCGTGCCGAGTACGAGGAGGCGCGACTGGCGTTTGCCCGCTCGCGCGTGGTCGCGCCTTACGCCGGGGTGGTCAGCGCGGTGGAGGTCGCTGTGGGCGATCAGGTCAAGACCGACGAGGTGCTGCTCTCGCTCTATCCGCTCGCCGGGCTCGAGGTGCGCGCCCGCATCCCCGCGCCCTATCAGGCCGAGCTTGCCGCCGCGCTGCGCAACGCCGGCTCCTTGCCGGCCTCGGCGCTGGTCGATGGCGGTCGTGTCGGGCTGGTGCTCGAACGGCTCGCCGGCGAGGCCGATCCGAGCGGCATCGACGGGCTCTTTACCCTCACCGAAGGGGCCGAGTGGCTACGTATTGGTCAGATGCTCACCCTGCGCCTGGAGCGTCCGTTGCGCGAGTCGGTGGTGGCGGTGCCCTTCGCCGCGGTCTACGGCGGCAACCGGGTCTATACCTTCGTCGATGGGCGGATGCGCGCGGTCGCGGTGCGCACCCTGGGGAGCTGGTTCGCGCCCGATGGCGAGGAACGGCTGCTGGTCGCGGCGCCCGAACTCGTCTCCGGTGACCCGCTGGTGGTCACCCACATGCCCAACGCCGTCGACGGGCTGCGGGTGGAGGCGCATCAGTGA
- a CDS encoding efflux RND transporter permease subunit → MSRARRATGHRSDLIGLFAHHKVAANLLMVMMILSGIFALDRLNIQFFPNFDLDIVSVRVVWTGASAEDVEDGITNPLEQRLRSVDGLSDLTSTSSQGISAITLEFDEDTDPLLALDQVRRLVDNFRNLPQDAEKPEVALATRYETVARLLVSGPDRPEELRHLVRRFESELLDRGIDKVDIRGLPEEEISIAVDHQRLEQLGLSLGQIGDRVAAFSRDLPAGQVGRAEAARELRSLDKRRDPLEFADLPVVTEEVLQIDLGDVSEIERVPRDGQLLLTVDGRPAVEMVLQRAELGNSLEAAQVLDQWLADTRPTLSPGVELVVYDAAWQLIRDRIMLLVSNGAGGLILVVAILFLFLSGRVAFWVAWGIPVSFMATLFILYLAGGSINMMSLFALIMALGIIVDDAIVVGEDAQAHHQMGEDPLLAAEGGVRRMLAPVLASSLTTIAAFLPLMLVGGIIGNILGAIPLVVVAVILSSLLESMLVLPGHLRGAFVHAHRTQPGSLRARLDRGFERLRDEFFRPLVTHAVEHRFATISAAVALLMIAVGLLAGGRMTFVFFPTPESQIINANVTFVAGTPRARVDDFLEHLDHTLRETEASFDQGRLVNLAIALHGSKPESAGSTADQLGGLRVELTPTDARTVRNAEFIRAWRARIEQPPGLESFTITSRRAGPPGRDLTVRLNGAEAETLKEAALALSEALKGMPGVGEVEDDMAYGREQIIYRLSPAGEALGLTVEDLGRQLRNAFDGQLVQIFQDGADEVEVRVRLPRAERDQLGALYRFNVRLPDGSAVPLSAVAEWDSRRGFEILRHAGGKLAVEVSADVDSEVSEVGAVLESLAAGPLPELQRLHGISYSFEGRSADQRETLGDMRKGLLLGLILIYIILAWVFASYGWPLVVMAAIPFGLTGALFGHWLIDIDVTILSLFGMFGLSGIVINDSIILVKFYQQLIGQGLGRQDALVEAACQRLRAVLLTSMTTVAGLMPLLFETSVQAQFLIPMATSIAFGLAFATLLVLLVIPALLSVHESIHARLQALRVRPA, encoded by the coding sequence GTGAGTCGGGCGCGTCGGGCAACGGGACATCGCAGCGATCTGATCGGGCTGTTTGCACACCACAAGGTCGCGGCCAACCTGCTGATGGTGATGATGATCCTCAGCGGCATCTTCGCCCTCGATCGGCTCAACATCCAGTTCTTCCCCAACTTCGATCTCGACATCGTCAGCGTCCGGGTGGTGTGGACCGGGGCCAGTGCCGAGGACGTCGAGGATGGCATCACCAACCCGCTCGAGCAGCGTCTGCGTAGCGTCGATGGACTCAGTGACCTGACCTCGACCTCCTCGCAGGGGATCTCGGCGATCACCCTGGAGTTCGACGAGGACACCGACCCGCTGCTCGCGCTCGATCAGGTCAGGCGGCTGGTCGACAACTTCCGCAACCTGCCGCAGGACGCCGAGAAACCCGAGGTGGCGCTCGCCACCCGCTACGAGACCGTGGCGCGGCTGCTGGTGAGTGGCCCGGATCGCCCCGAGGAGCTGCGTCATCTGGTGCGCCGCTTCGAGTCCGAGCTGCTCGATCGCGGGATCGACAAGGTCGACATCCGCGGGTTGCCGGAGGAGGAGATCAGCATCGCGGTCGACCACCAGCGTCTCGAGCAGCTCGGCCTGAGCCTGGGGCAGATCGGCGATCGGGTGGCCGCCTTCAGCCGCGACCTGCCGGCCGGTCAGGTCGGTCGCGCCGAGGCCGCGCGCGAGCTGCGCAGCCTCGACAAGCGGCGCGATCCGCTGGAGTTCGCCGACCTGCCGGTGGTGACCGAGGAGGTGCTGCAGATCGATCTCGGCGATGTCTCCGAGATCGAGCGGGTGCCGCGCGACGGTCAGCTGCTGCTCACCGTCGATGGCCGTCCGGCGGTGGAGATGGTGCTGCAGCGCGCCGAGCTCGGCAATTCGCTGGAGGCGGCGCAGGTGCTCGACCAGTGGCTCGCCGACACCCGCCCGACGCTCTCGCCCGGGGTCGAGCTGGTGGTCTACGACGCCGCCTGGCAGTTGATCCGCGACCGCATCATGCTGTTGGTGAGCAATGGCGCCGGGGGCTTGATCCTGGTGGTGGCCATCCTCTTCCTGTTTCTCAGCGGGCGGGTGGCCTTCTGGGTCGCCTGGGGCATCCCGGTCTCCTTCATGGCGACCCTGTTCATCCTCTATCTCGCCGGCGGCAGCATCAACATGATGAGCCTGTTCGCGCTGATCATGGCGCTCGGTATCATCGTCGACGATGCCATCGTCGTCGGCGAGGACGCCCAGGCTCATCACCAGATGGGCGAGGATCCGCTGCTCGCCGCCGAGGGCGGGGTGCGGCGGATGCTCGCCCCGGTGCTCGCCTCGTCGTTGACCACCATCGCCGCCTTTCTGCCGCTGATGCTCGTTGGCGGGATCATCGGCAACATCCTCGGCGCCATCCCGCTGGTGGTGGTGGCGGTGATCCTCTCCTCGCTGCTCGAGAGCATGCTGGTGCTGCCCGGGCACCTGCGCGGGGCCTTCGTCCACGCCCATCGCACCCAGCCGGGGTCGTTGCGCGCGCGTCTCGATCGCGGCTTCGAGCGGCTGCGCGACGAGTTCTTCCGCCCGCTGGTGACGCACGCCGTGGAGCACCGCTTCGCCACCATCAGCGCGGCGGTGGCGCTGTTGATGATCGCCGTCGGCCTGCTCGCCGGGGGGCGCATGACCTTCGTCTTCTTCCCCACGCCCGAGAGTCAGATCATCAATGCCAATGTGACCTTCGTCGCCGGCACGCCGCGCGCGCGCGTCGATGACTTCCTCGAACATCTCGACCACACCCTGCGCGAGACCGAGGCGAGCTTCGATCAGGGGCGGTTGGTCAACCTGGCCATCGCGCTGCACGGCAGCAAGCCCGAGAGCGCCGGCTCGACCGCCGATCAGCTCGGCGGGCTGCGCGTCGAGCTCACCCCGACCGATGCGCGCACGGTGCGCAACGCCGAGTTCATCCGCGCCTGGCGCGCGCGCATCGAGCAGCCGCCGGGGCTGGAGTCCTTCACCATCACCTCGCGCCGGGCCGGACCGCCGGGGCGTGATCTCACGGTGCGGCTCAACGGTGCCGAGGCCGAGACCCTCAAGGAAGCCGCGCTGGCGCTCTCCGAGGCGCTCAAGGGCATGCCCGGGGTCGGTGAGGTGGAGGACGACATGGCCTATGGGCGCGAGCAGATCATCTATCGGCTCTCGCCGGCGGGCGAGGCGCTGGGGCTGACCGTCGAGGACCTGGGGCGCCAGCTGCGCAACGCCTTCGACGGTCAGCTGGTGCAGATCTTCCAGGACGGCGCCGACGAGGTCGAGGTGCGGGTGCGCCTGCCGCGCGCTGAGCGCGACCAGCTCGGCGCGCTCTATCGCTTCAATGTGCGCCTGCCCGACGGTTCGGCGGTGCCGCTGAGCGCGGTGGCCGAGTGGGATTCGCGCCGTGGCTTCGAGATCCTGCGTCATGCCGGCGGCAAGCTCGCCGTCGAGGTCTCGGCCGATGTCGACTCCGAGGTCAGCGAGGTCGGCGCGGTGCTCGAGTCGCTCGCTGCCGGGCCCTTGCCCGAGCTGCAGCGTCTACACGGTATCAGCTACTCGTTCGAGGGACGCTCGGCCGATCAGCGCGAGACCCTGGGGGATATGCGCAAGGGGCTGCTGCTCGGGCTGATCCTGATCTATATCATCCTCGCCTGGGTGTTCGCCTCCTACGGCTGGCCGCTGGTGGTGATGGCCGCCATCCCCTTCGGTCTGACCGGGGCGCTGTTCGGGCACTGGTTGATCGACATCGACGTCACCATCCTGTCGCTGTTCGGCATGTTCGGCCTCTCCGGGATCGTGATCAACGATTCGATCATCCTGGTGAAGTTCTACCAGCAGTTGATCGGTCAGGGGCTGGGGCGCCAGGACGCGCTGGTCGAGGCCGCCTGTCAGCGTCTGCGCGCGGTGTTGCTGACCAGCATGACCACGGTCGCCGGGCTGATGCCATTGCTCTTCGAGACCTCGGTCCAGGCCCAGTTCCTGATCCCGATGGCGACCTCGATCGCCTTCGGTCTGGCCTTCGCGACCCTGTTGGTGTTGCTGGTGATCCCGGCGCTGCTGTCGGTGCACGAGAGCATCCATGCCCGGTTGCAGGCGCTGCGCGTGCGGCCCGCCTGA
- a CDS encoding asparagine synthetase B family protein: MLEGSAAEVAQRCVAEGGFAGRSGADLAESDGLLVLIVGRPRSAHDSAPVTARALLARWQERGRALLGELHGPFALAVLDRRRRTLTLAIDRLGIHSLAFAVGPRGAVFATRADRVAAHPEVAAALSPQGLFHYLYFYQVPAPGTVFHGVEKLLPAEWVEIDACGGVARGFYWRLAYRDAPRHDFAAQRARFHGLLRESMTRARGEDAVAAFLSGGTDSSTVAGVLTELQGTPARTYSIGFAAEGFDEMEYARLAARHFGLDAREYYLTPDDVLATIPLIATTYDEPFANESAVSAYHCARLAAADGYRVMLGGDGGDEIFGGNERYAKQGVFELYAALPAPLRRGLIDPLAALPGMGAWWGGRKLQSYVRQARIPLPERMESYNFVHRQPLAEMFTADFLAAIDPEAPAALLRDPYNRAASDSYINRMLHLDLKFTLADNDLRKVSAMAAAAGVEVRYPLIDDAMVEFSGEVPPDWKVRRGYLRWFFKRALKGYLPDAIIDKSKHGFGLPFGVWVREHGPLRERVSDRLADSQRRGWLQPGYVERLRRAHEAEHATYFGKMLWVLVTLEEWLDAQPDRVVRLHD, encoded by the coding sequence ATGCTCGAGGGCAGTGCCGCCGAGGTGGCGCAGCGCTGTGTTGCCGAGGGTGGGTTTGCGGGTCGATCCGGGGCCGATCTGGCCGAGTCGGACGGCCTGCTTGTGCTGATCGTCGGTCGTCCACGCAGTGCGCATGATTCCGCTCCGGTCACCGCGCGCGCGCTGCTCGCGCGCTGGCAGGAGCGGGGCAGGGCGCTGCTCGGTGAGCTGCACGGCCCCTTCGCGCTGGCCGTGCTCGATCGCCGCCGCCGCACCCTGACCCTGGCGATCGATCGGCTCGGTATCCATTCCCTGGCCTTCGCCGTCGGGCCTCGGGGCGCCGTCTTCGCCACCCGCGCCGACCGGGTCGCCGCCCACCCCGAGGTGGCCGCCGCGCTCTCGCCCCAGGGGCTGTTTCACTATCTCTACTTCTACCAGGTGCCGGCGCCGGGGACGGTGTTCCACGGTGTCGAGAAGCTGCTGCCGGCCGAGTGGGTCGAGATCGACGCCTGTGGCGGGGTGGCGCGCGGCTTCTACTGGCGTCTGGCCTATCGCGACGCGCCCCGCCACGACTTCGCCGCGCAGCGCGCGCGTTTCCACGGGCTGCTGCGCGAGTCGATGACGCGTGCCCGGGGCGAGGACGCGGTCGCCGCCTTCCTCTCCGGCGGCACCGACAGCTCCACCGTCGCCGGGGTGCTCACCGAGCTGCAGGGCACGCCGGCGCGCACCTATTCGATCGGTTTCGCCGCCGAGGGTTTCGACGAGATGGAGTACGCGCGGCTCGCCGCCCGCCACTTCGGGCTCGACGCGCGCGAGTACTACCTGACCCCCGACGACGTCCTCGCCACCATCCCGCTGATCGCCACCACCTACGACGAGCCTTTTGCCAACGAATCGGCGGTCTCGGCCTATCACTGCGCGCGTCTGGCCGCGGCGGACGGCTACCGGGTGATGCTCGGCGGCGATGGCGGCGACGAGATCTTCGGCGGCAACGAGCGCTACGCCAAGCAGGGCGTCTTCGAGCTCTACGCCGCGCTGCCGGCGCCGCTGCGTCGCGGGCTGATCGACCCGCTCGCCGCGCTGCCGGGGATGGGAGCCTGGTGGGGCGGGCGCAAGCTGCAGAGCTATGTGCGCCAGGCGCGCATCCCGCTGCCCGAGCGCATGGAGTCCTACAACTTCGTCCACCGCCAGCCGCTCGCCGAGATGTTCACCGCCGACTTCCTCGCCGCGATCGACCCCGAGGCGCCGGCGGCGCTGCTGCGCGATCCCTACAATCGCGCGGCCAGTGACAGCTATATCAATCGCATGCTCCATCTCGACCTCAAGTTCACCCTCGCCGACAACGACCTGCGCAAGGTCTCGGCGATGGCCGCCGCGGCCGGGGTCGAGGTGCGCTATCCGCTGATCGACGACGCCATGGTCGAGTTCTCCGGCGAGGTGCCGCCCGACTGGAAGGTGCGCCGGGGCTATCTGCGCTGGTTCTTCAAGCGCGCGCTCAAGGGCTATCTGCCCGATGCCATCATCGACAAGAGCAAGCACGGCTTCGGCCTGCCGTTCGGGGTCTGGGTGCGCGAGCACGGACCGCTGCGCGAGCGCGTCTCCGATCGTCTCGCCGACAGCCAGCGTCGCGGCTGGCTGCAGCCGGGCTATGTCGAGCGGCTGCGCCGCGCCCACGAGGCCGAGCACGCGACCTATTTCGGCAAGATGCTGTGGGTGCTGGTGACGCTCGAGGAGTGGCTCGATGCCCAGCCCGACCGGGTCGTGCGGCTCCATGACTGA
- a CDS encoding glycosyltransferase family 4 protein — MTEPSGADSPARIVLVGPLPPPAGGMANQTRQLAELLRAEGLAVELVQVNAPYRPVWAGRLPVVRALFRLVPYLWRLWRAMGAGGVVHLMANSGWSWHLFAAPALLIARVRGLPAVINYRGGEAQTFLRAQARWVVPLMRRAAAIAVPSGYLRAVFAPYGLETEVVPNIVDLERFAVRAAAVRHPEAPHLVVTRNLEAIYDNTTALRAFARIRARWPAARLTIAGTGPEAAALAAEARALGIAAAVTFSGRLERAEMAALYAEADLMLNPSRVDNTPNSVLEAWASGVAVVSTRVGGLPYLVEDGVDAVLVAPGDPEALAEAACALLADPARRAALVAAGQRAAERFSWPAVRPLWLALYRRVAGGEGCGE; from the coding sequence ATGACTGAGCCGTCCGGGGCCGACAGTCCCGCGCGCATCGTCCTGGTCGGGCCGCTGCCGCCGCCGGCCGGCGGCATGGCCAACCAGACCCGCCAGCTCGCCGAGCTGCTGCGCGCCGAGGGGCTGGCGGTCGAGCTGGTGCAGGTCAACGCCCCCTACCGTCCGGTCTGGGCCGGACGGCTGCCGGTGGTGCGCGCGCTGTTCCGCCTGGTGCCCTATCTGTGGCGGCTGTGGCGCGCCATGGGCGCTGGCGGGGTGGTGCACCTGATGGCCAACTCCGGCTGGTCCTGGCACCTCTTCGCCGCCCCGGCGCTGCTGATCGCCCGTGTCCGCGGGCTGCCGGCGGTGATCAACTATCGCGGCGGCGAGGCACAGACCTTCCTGCGCGCCCAGGCGCGCTGGGTGGTGCCGCTGATGCGTCGCGCCGCGGCCATCGCCGTGCCCTCGGGCTATCTGCGCGCGGTGTTTGCGCCCTACGGCCTGGAGACCGAGGTGGTGCCCAACATCGTCGATCTCGAACGCTTCGCCGTGCGCGCCGCCGCTGTGCGCCACCCCGAGGCGCCGCACCTGGTGGTCACCCGCAACCTCGAGGCGATCTACGACAACACCACCGCGCTGCGCGCCTTCGCCCGCATCCGCGCGCGCTGGCCGGCGGCGCGCCTGACCATCGCCGGTACCGGGCCCGAGGCCGCGGCGCTGGCCGCCGAGGCGCGCGCGCTGGGGATCGCCGCGGCGGTGACCTTCAGCGGTCGGCTCGAGCGCGCGGAGATGGCCGCGCTCTATGCCGAGGCCGACCTGATGCTCAACCCCAGTCGGGTCGACAACACCCCCAACTCGGTGCTCGAGGCCTGGGCGAGCGGGGTGGCGGTGGTCAGCACCCGGGTCGGCGGGCTGCCCTATCTGGTCGAGGACGGGGTCGATGCCGTGCTGGTCGCCCCGGGTGATCCCGAGGCGCTGGCCGAGGCGGCCTGCGCCCTGCTCGCCGACCCCGCGCGCCGCGCCGCGCTGGTCGCCGCCGGGCAGCGTGCGGCCGAGCGCTTCTCCTGGCCGGCGGTGCGGCCGCTGTGGCTCGCGCTCTATCGCCGGGTCGCCGGTGGGGAGGGGTGCGGCGAGTGA
- a CDS encoding putative O-glycosylation ligase, exosortase A system-associated, whose amino-acid sequence MRDIAITLIIFGLLPVILSRPYVGILVWSWLGYMNPHRLAWGFSTTMPFAMMVALATFAAMIASKERHPLPWSRETVVLLILVLWMFMTTALSLYPWLAWPQWDKVWRIMLMTYVTLMLINDPQRVRLLIYVIALSIGFYGFKGGVFVLTGGSSNSVLGPTGSFIEDRNSLGLAMIMTVPLLYYMRAQMTHVWARIGLLVGIVLTLIAIVGTHSRGALLGLAAMMLFFLLKSRQKFAAILAMIPLALVLLYVMPEEWFQRMETIEHWEEDESASERVRAWHNAIDLAQHRFIGGGMRALVVWGGRDSHSIYFGMLGEHGWVGLGLFLLLLLLTWRSASWIIRNAKRQPELRWARDLAAMIQVSLIGYMVAGAFLGLQYFDMYYHLVVIVVMTKILVRRALEPDGPARAPPLGRRAPTLARGLDR is encoded by the coding sequence GTGAGAGACATCGCCATCACCCTGATCATCTTCGGCCTGTTGCCGGTGATCCTCTCGCGCCCCTATGTCGGCATCCTGGTGTGGTCCTGGCTCGGCTACATGAACCCGCACCGGCTCGCCTGGGGGTTCTCGACCACCATGCCCTTCGCGATGATGGTGGCGCTGGCGACCTTCGCCGCGATGATCGCCTCCAAGGAGCGCCACCCGCTGCCCTGGTCGCGCGAGACCGTGGTGTTGCTGATCCTGGTGCTGTGGATGTTCATGACCACGGCGCTCTCGCTCTATCCCTGGCTGGCCTGGCCGCAGTGGGACAAGGTCTGGCGGATCATGCTGATGACCTATGTCACCCTGATGCTGATCAACGATCCGCAGCGGGTGCGGTTGCTGATCTACGTGATCGCACTCTCGATCGGTTTCTACGGCTTCAAGGGCGGGGTCTTCGTGCTCACCGGCGGCAGCTCGAACTCGGTGCTCGGCCCGACGGGTAGCTTCATCGAGGATCGCAACTCGCTCGGTCTGGCGATGATCATGACGGTGCCGCTGCTCTATTACATGCGTGCGCAGATGACGCATGTGTGGGCGCGGATAGGGCTGCTGGTCGGTATCGTGCTCACCCTGATCGCCATCGTCGGCACCCATTCGCGCGGCGCGTTGCTCGGGTTGGCGGCGATGATGCTGTTCTTCCTGCTCAAGTCGCGACAGAAGTTCGCCGCCATCCTGGCGATGATCCCGCTGGCGCTGGTGTTGCTCTACGTGATGCCCGAGGAGTGGTTCCAGCGCATGGAGACCATCGAGCACTGGGAGGAGGACGAGTCGGCCTCGGAGCGGGTGCGCGCCTGGCACAACGCCATCGATCTCGCCCAGCACCGCTTCATCGGTGGCGGCATGCGCGCGCTGGTGGTCTGGGGCGGGCGCGACTCGCACAGCATCTATTTCGGTATGCTCGGCGAGCACGGCTGGGTGGGGCTTGGGCTGTTCCTGCTGCTGCTGTTGCTCACCTGGCGCTCGGCGAGCTGGATCATCCGCAACGCCAAGCGCCAGCCCGAACTTCGGTGGGCGCGTGATCTCGCGGCGATGATCCAGGTCAGCCTGATCGGCTACATGGTCGCCGGCGCCTTCCTCGGGCTGCAGTACTTCGACATGTACTATCACCTGGTGGTGATCGTGGTGATGACCAAGATCCTGGTGCGCCGTGCGCTCGAGCCCGATGGGCCGGCGCGTGCGCCACCGCTCGGCCGGCGCGCGCCGACACTGGCACGGGGGCTGGACCGATGA
- a CDS encoding glycosyltransferase family 4 protein: MTDARYLVLSELYMPTKGGTAVWFAEVYRRLGGAGTHIVTARVPGDADYDRTQPNSVHRVTMRESRWLRPASLPRYLGLLRGGLAAIARARFSAVHAGRVLPEGLVAWLLARLIRRPLVVYAHGEEITTWSRYPRRLWAMRWVYRRAERVVANSDFTRERLLELGVRPTRIRLIHPGVDLARFHTAIDARPERAELGLGEGARLILSVGRLSRRKGFDRVIEALPALCAQGLDVHYAVIGIGEDQHYLETLAARHGCAERVHLLGHVAPEALPCWYAAADLFAMPNREIDGDTEGFGMVFLEAAACGTPALAGRAGGTGAAVLDGETGLRVEGADAEAVSAALARLLGDPLLLARMGEAAAARAHAAFSWERVAELTRTL; the protein is encoded by the coding sequence ATGACGGATGCACGCTATCTGGTACTGAGCGAGCTGTACATGCCCACCAAGGGGGGCACGGCGGTGTGGTTCGCCGAGGTCTATCGCCGCCTCGGTGGCGCCGGGACCCATATCGTCACCGCGCGGGTGCCGGGCGACGCGGACTACGACCGCACCCAGCCCAACAGCGTCCATCGGGTGACGATGCGCGAGTCGCGCTGGCTGCGCCCGGCCTCGCTGCCGCGCTATCTGGGGCTGTTGCGCGGCGGTCTGGCGGCGATCGCGCGCGCGCGTTTCAGCGCCGTGCATGCCGGTCGGGTGCTGCCCGAGGGGCTGGTTGCCTGGCTGCTGGCGCGACTGATCCGCCGCCCGCTGGTGGTCTACGCCCACGGCGAGGAGATCACCACCTGGTCGCGCTATCCGCGCCGGCTGTGGGCGATGCGCTGGGTCTATCGCCGCGCCGAGCGGGTGGTGGCCAACAGTGACTTCACCCGTGAGCGCCTGCTCGAGCTGGGGGTGCGCCCGACGCGCATCCGGCTGATCCATCCCGGTGTCGACCTGGCGCGCTTCCACACCGCGATCGACGCCCGCCCGGAGCGCGCCGAGCTGGGGCTCGGCGAGGGCGCGCGGCTGATCCTCTCGGTCGGGCGGCTGAGCCGGCGCAAGGGCTTCGATCGGGTGATCGAGGCGCTGCCCGCGCTGTGCGCGCAGGGGCTCGACGTCCATTACGCGGTGATCGGCATCGGCGAGGACCAGCACTATCTGGAGACGCTCGCCGCGCGTCACGGCTGCGCCGAGCGCGTCCATCTGCTCGGTCACGTCGCCCCCGAGGCGCTGCCGTGCTGGTACGCCGCGGCCGATCTGTTCGCCATGCCCAACCGCGAGATCGACGGCGACACCGAGGGCTTCGGCATGGTCTTTCTCGAGGCTGCCGCCTGCGGCACGCCAGCGCTCGCCGGGCGCGCCGGTGGCACCGGTGCGGCGGTGCTCGACGGCGAGACCGGCCTCAGGGTCGAGGGCGCCGACGCCGAGGCGGTGAGCGCCGCGTTGGCGCGGTTGCTCGGCGACCCGCTGTTGCTCGCGCGCATGGGCGAGGCGGCGGCCGCCCGCGCCCATGCCGCGTTCTCCTGGGAGCGGGTCGCCGAGCTGACCCGGACACTGTGA